The window ATCTGAAGGAATGGGGATGTTTGTGCCGTCACGAGCCAAGCCTGGACCCTGGGGAAGCAATCGCAGTCTGTCCACCTAGCACCAGGACAAAGTTCTGCTCTAGCAGATTAAACTTGTCCGCCAGGCGGCTCTGCAGGGCATgacccagcagtgcctgcattCTGTGCCCTGCCTAGAGGCACGGCGTTGGGCTCAGAGGCCCCGAGCCTGGTGCTAatgggggctgctgtgctctttccagcactgcttcgTTTGTGGAGAGAAGGGGGCCTCCATCTGCTGCGCAGAGACAGGCTGTGAGCGTAGCTTTCATCTGCCCTGTGCCACGGATGGCGAATGCGTCACGCACTTCTTTGGGAGGCACAGgtaagggctgtcagcagcagccaagcaagGGAGGAACGTGCAGGGCTGCTTCCCAGAGCCAAAGCATGGAGCAAAGTCCTTAGTGTTCCTCTGCCCACCTCTCCGCACTTCTCAGCTTACCCATCCTTTCCACcttcccccaggtccttctgctgtgAGCACCGCCCTCAGCAGATAGTGGAGGCAGATCCAGAGCCTGACACAGCCTGCATCATCTGCCTGGAGCCCGTGGGGGACAAAAAGTCCTACcacaccatggtgtgcccaGTGTGCATACAGGCCTGGTTCCACCGGAGctgcatccaggtaggagccctccccttGCTCTGCAGTCACCGCAGGTGCTCAGCGGCACCAGGCCCCGCTCACACTCTGGCTGCTTGTGTGTTACTGCCGCAGGGACAGGCCATGAGCGCTGGCATTCTGCGCTTCCAATGTCCCGTCTGCAGAGACAGGATGCAGTTCCGGACGCAAATGCACATCCTCGGGATCCAAATCCCAGCCAGGTTGGTGCCTTCCTTCCGCCCAGCTCTCTAGACACTGAGGTGCAAGTGCCGTGCCTGCCCAGGGATTGCCCCCAGCAGGCCCAGCTGACCCTTTGCTGTCCCAGGAGCGTTGGCCTCagcttcatggagaagctggggATGGGCTTGCGGCGGAAGAGCAGGGATGCCCTAGATCTGCCCTACGCCTGGGGCACTGAGGACTCATcactttccctctcttctctggcAGAAGACCAACATGGGAGGACAAGGAGTCCTATGAAAAGCTGTACGAGATGCACGGGCTCTGTGATGTCAGCGAGTGCCTGTACACAGAAGGCAGggagcaagcagaggaagaggggtGAGTTACCTCAGCAGCCCCGCGTGGGATCtcagcctcaccacaggctgggggagcaagGACTGGGCTCAAGTGCTGCACTACCCGGCACTCCCTGGCTTGACTCTGTTTGTCCTCACAGcttcagcctctttttttttttttcttttttttctttcttttttttttttttttttccccaggccctgggagctgctcgtTTGCACCTCTTGTGCTGTGCAAGGCACCCACCGGCACTGCTCCTCCTTGAGCGAGAGCATAACAAGCTGGGAGTGTGACATCTGTGCTGGCGTGGGCACAGGTAAGAGGCAAACAGCCGTGTACTGCTGGCTtggggccaggcaaggcctggcagcGGGTCCTCAGAGCGGCTTTGCCAGAGTTCCTCTGCCCCTGGACGGATGGGAACCTCGCCCACCATGGGGCTGCCGGGTCATCCGGCTGACCTTCCTGCCTCTCCTTACAGCCTCCAGTGACGAGCCGCAGCTtgctggtcccagcactgccagccaggagGCAGAGGGGCCATCTCCTAGCTCCCCAGAACCTGGCAACCACAGATCCGACTCCACTAGCAAGGCAGCATCGGAGTCACCCTGTGGTTCTCAGCTGCCTAAGCGCAGCAGCCTGTCCAGCCAGCCCAGGACAGGACAGAGCAAGAGCCGCGGACATACATCTAAGCAGCACCAAGGACACCAAGGGAGCAGCCCTACACCAGCTCcaggtgctgagagcagcccccGCGGATCCACCAGCAAGCGGGAAGTGGGGTCCTCCAGAAATTGCCCAGCGGCTGAACGCAGAAGGCAATCCGGGCAGCAGGACACAGGCCGGACAAGAAGCCGCTCTCCGCTGAAGGATCGTGCCTCCAATTCCCCGAGCCAGCTCAGAAGAAATCCTGGCAGCAGACGTAGTGCAGCCTCAGCTACTGTGAGCGGCAGACGTACTGCGGCCTCAGCTACTGCCAGCGGCAGACGTACTCCAGCCCcaggtgctgagagcagcacgCACACCTCTGGCAGCCGGAGGGCATCCAGGAATTCCCCAGGGGCTGGAAGCATAAGATGCCACAAAGAGCAAGGCACAAGCCGGAGACAGAGCCAATCCTCCCTCCAAGGTCCGGCATCAAATTCCTCGAGCCAGCCCCGAGGACGCCGTGGCAGCAGGCTTAGTGCTGAGAGCGGCTCCCAGAGCTCTGGCAGACAGGTGACATCCAGGTCCTCCAGGGATTCCGCGCTGCCTGAACACAGAAGGCATTCCCAGAACCAGGAACGAAGCCGTTCCCCGCGGGATCGTCGGGCTTCCAATTCCCCAAGACAGTCTGGAGGAAGCCAGAGCCGCAGTCCCAGGCAGCGGCGGCCATCTCAGGCACGACGCCACTCCCAGAACCAGCCCTGAAGACACCGCAGGAGCAGCCATGTACCACAGCCACGTGACGGCTCCTGTCCCCAGCAGCCAACCCAATAGACTTGTCACGGACTTCTCTCTAGATCCGCGTCCGTGACAGGGGGCAGCAGGCctgggaaaaaagacaaaaaatacagagagacagagggaagaaagaaaagtgttaaCGGATTACGGGCCGGTCCGGCGCAGCCCCGTGACTGAAGAGGCAATGGACTCGTGGGATAATACAATGCAACACAATACAATTGGAATGGAGACCCACACAGCAAACAGAATGAGGGAGAGAATGTCCAAAACTGAGGCCTTACTCTGTGGACTGCAGAGGAACCACGTGCTTCTCCGCTGTGAAAGCGAGAGTCCGCGAGAGGGAGAGCGGCTGGtgtcctgccaggagctgcacctttcttcctctgagccCAGAGTCCTGTGGGGAATGCCGCTCCTCCCCTGCCCTCCAAGAACCAACATGCCCACAAAAAGCAGTCCGCAGAACCAGCACGTtagctctttaactcccactgctttacatgatgtCATGATGCGGAACAGCGACAACCAAAAgcacaaaaccaccaccaaaagcacaaaaccaccaccaaaattaaaaccaacaatttaacccaaaaaagCTGCATTGTGTCTACTCTCTAAAGCGGGAGCTGAATACTCCGGGTACACTTAGTTAGAGCATTGAGGATGAAGAAGGAGGAAGTGTATATGCCCTGCATAAGGAGCAGGGCAGATATCTTTATACAAGCACAGCACTTCCAGGAGGACTGGTCAGTGAAGATCCAACCACAGGCTTACGGTTAACGCTGGCTCCTGGCATATGTATTAAGCTTGATTGCCACATTAGGCTTATTTTGCACAACCATGGCTACGCTACACCCAGCCTGTCCTAGCTCATACTGAGCCACCTGGGTTGCCTCCGCACTCAGCTCTTGGATGGTGTTCACACCCAGCATGACTGCAGTGACTGCAAGGGGTCCTCTGCTGACCCCTTATGCTGACCACATGCTGACCATGTGCTAgatgcatacacacacaaacgCTGTCattacagctctgctctcaccaAAACCAATGAAAGTTGACTTGAATTACTTCAGCGGAGGCTGGGCTCAGTTTTTTGTCAGAGAAAAATTGAAGGAGCTAACACCAAGCAGATACAATGAACTTGCTAACGTACCTACTTCTGGCAGTAATTCTAAAGTACTGCCCATACAATACCACTTACAGCCAGACAGTCCGGCCCGGCCCCGTGACTAAAGTGGCGCAAGGGAATAAAGAAGAGtccaatataaataaaataatacaaaaaatatagCATAGCTccagaagaatgaaagcaattCAGGGAAATTCTAAGACCACGGCATCGTAGAGTCAAAGAATGACTTCGGttggagggaccttaaagatcatctagttccaatccccctgctgtgggcaaggttgctgcccactagatcaggctgcccaggatccaatccaacctggtcttgaatgtctccagagatgaggcattccacagcctctctgggcaacctgtgccagtgcctcaccactctctgagtaatactattcttcctaacatctactctaaatctcccctctcttagtttaaagccttgtcctatcactatctacctgtgtaaaaggAAGGTACCCCTCCTACTTGAGgatcccttcaagtactggaaggccacaatgaggtctccgtggagccttctcttctccaacctaaatATGCCCAACTTcctcaacttttcctcatacgagaggtgcttcagtccttcgatcatttctgtggccctcctctggacctagtccaacagctccacacccTTCCTGTACTGTGGGCCCCAGGCCcgcacacagtactccagataggaTCTCATGaggacagagtagagaggaacaatcacctccctctctctgctggccactcctcttctgatgcagcccagcatacCGTTCaccttccgggctgcaagcgtgcactgctggctcatgaccaaGGCTGCTCTCCATGgcttcttctctcagtctgtgcACATACCTCGGATTGCctcgacccaagtgcagcaccttgcacttggcctggTTAAACCCCGTAGGCTTCTTGTGTATCCATTTTTTgagcctgttcaggtccctcCAGGTAGCGTCCTTCCCTTCCATTGcgtcaactgcaccactcagcttgctgCCTacagcaaacttgctaagggtaCGCACAGTCCCCTGTCTATGTCgacaaagatgttgaagagcactggtcccacaGCAGACCTCTGGGGGATCACCACTCATccctggcctccacctggacatagagccactGTCAGCCACCCTCTGGCTACagccatccaaccaattctttctCCACCTAACAGTCCAGCCTTCAAACCCATAGCTCTCCAATGTAGAGTTAATGATGTGGTGTGGGAGCATTTCAGAGGTCCTGCACAAGCCTATGTAGACAACATCAGCTGCCCTCCCTTGGTCCACATATTTCATTGCTTCCACGAAATTAATTTAATACCAACCTTTTAGCCCTGCTtaagcagggggttggactagatgacctctagCTGTCTCTTCTAACTTCAGTcactctgtggttctgtgaaccTGTCTCTTtgacttgttttctctttggtttgTTATTCTTACGGTTTtaaaagaaggggaaggaagctACTTgactaatcacagaatcatagaatcgctaaggttggaaaagccccacaggatcacccagaccaaccattcgcccatcaccaatgcttctcgctaaaccatgtccctcaacacaacatccaaacgctctttgaacacctccagtgtcggtgactccaccacctctctgggcagccctttcagagaagtagtatttcctaacgtccagcctgaattttccctggcgcagcttgaagccattccctctagtcctatcattAGTCACagcgagagaagaggccgactcccagctcactacaacctcccttcaggtagttatagagagcaatgatgtttcccctgagcctcctcttccccagattgaacaatcccagctccttcagccgctcctcataaggcctgtgctccagacccctcaccagctttgttgcccttctctggacacgctccagggcctcgatgtctttcttacagcgaggggcccaaaactggacacagcacccgaggtgcggcctcaccagtgctgagtacagggggacaattacttccctgttccttctggcaacactgtttcagttgcaagccaggatgccattggccttcttggacacctgggcacactgctggctcatgttcagccaagcatcaatcAGTGCCCCCAGGCCCATTTCCTCTACAGTCTTTGTCACTGCTTAATCTTTGCTTAATTTccacagggttttttttttttttttttttttctgtcttttttttcatttgctgcactttacacttcatagaatcattgaatcatcgaatcatagaatggcctgggttgaaaaggaccacagtgatcatcgagtttcaacccccctgctatgggcagggtcaccaaccaccggaccaggctgcccagagccacatccagcctggccttgaacgcctccagggatggggcatccacaacctccttgggcaacctgttccagtgcgtcaccaccctctgggtgaaaaacttcctcctaatatctaacccaaacctcccctgtcccagtttaaaacctttctcccttgtcctgtcactatccaccctcgtaaacagatGTTGcacttcctgtttataggctctcttcaagtactggaaggccacagtgaggtctgcccggagccttctcttctccaagagaaacca of the Gallus gallus isolate bGalGal1 chromosome 1, bGalGal1.mat.broiler.GRCg7b, whole genome shotgun sequence genome contains:
- the LOC121107215 gene encoding uncharacterized protein LOC121107215 isoform X3, with product MAPLLLSQLGLRVPAVTVGPTVALVPLASSSPAPHPAWQAQCRPQATVLGDTRYSLLLLSALSSSVCMLCRRADVHPDICGPTLSESGLCVHKFCLFFANGLYEHTALQRAVLKFPLDAIRCTIEEAEQKHCFVCGEKGASICCAETGCERSFHLPCATDGECVTHFFGRHRSFCCEHRPQQIVEADPEPDTACIICLEPVGDKKSYHTMVCPVCIQAWFHRSCIQVGALPLLCSHRRCSAAPGPAHTLAACVLLPQGQAMSAGILRFQCPVCRDRMQFRTQMHILGIQIPARRPTWEDKESYEKLYEMHGLCDVSECLYTEGREQAEEEGPWELLVCTSCAVQGTHRHCSSLSESITSWECDICAGVGTASSDEPQLAGPSTASQEAEGPSPSSPEPGNHRSDSTSKAASESPCGSQLPKRSSLSSQPRTGQSKSRGHTSKQHQGHQGSSPTPAPGAESSPRGSTSKREVGSSRNCPAAERRRQSGQQDTGRTRSRSPLKDRASNSPSQLRRNPGSRRSAASATVSGRRTAASATASGRRTPAPGAESSTHTSGSRRASRNSPGAGSIRCHKEQGTSRRQSQSSLQGPASNSSSQPRGRRGSRLSAESGSQSSGRQVTSRSSRDSALPEHRRHSQNQERSRSPRDRRASNSPRQSGGSQSRSPRQRRPSQARRHSQNQP
- the LOC121107215 gene encoding uncharacterized protein LOC121107215 isoform X2, translating into MSKRKEKTSHSEEQVCMLCRRADVHPDICGPTLSESGLCVHKFCLFFANGLYEHTALQRAVLKFPLDAIRCTIEEAEQKHCFVCGEKGASICCAETGCERSFHLPCATDGECVTHFFGRHRSFCCEHRPQQIVEADPEPDTACIICLEPVGDKKSYHTMVCPVCIQAWFHRSCIQVGALPLLCSHRRCSAAPGPAHTLAACVLLPQGQAMSAGILRFQCPVCRDRMQFRTQMHILGIQIPARRPTWEDKESYEKLYEMHGLCDVSECLYTEGREQAEEEGPWELLVCTSCAVQGTHRHCSSLSESITSWECDICAGVGTGKRQTAVYCWLGARQGLAAGPQSGFARVPLPLDGWEPRPPWGCRVIRLTFLPLLTASSDEPQLAGPSTASQEAEGPSPSSPEPGNHRSDSTSKAASESPCGSQLPKRSSLSSQPRTGQSKSRGHTSKQHQGHQGSSPTPAPGAESSPRGSTSKREVGSSRNCPAAERRRQSGQQDTGRTRSRSPLKDRASNSPSQLRRNPGSRRSAASATVSGRRTAASATASGRRTPAPGAESSTHTSGSRRASRNSPGAGSIRCHKEQGTSRRQSQSSLQGPASNSSSQPRGRRGSRLSAESGSQSSGRQVTSRSSRDSALPEHRRHSQNQERSRSPRDRRASNSPRQSGGSQSRSPRQRRPSQARRHSQNQP
- the LOC121107215 gene encoding uncharacterized protein LOC121107215 isoform X4, encoding MAPLLLSQLGLRVPAVTVGPTVALVPLASSSPAPHPAWQAQCRPQATVLGDTRYSLLLLSALSSSVCMLCRRADVHPDICGPTLSESGLCVHKFCLFFANGLYEHTALQRAVLKFPLDAIRCTIEEAEQKHCFVCGEKGASICCAETGCERSFHLPCATDGECVTHFFGRHRSFCCEHRPQQIVEADPEPDTACIICLEPVGDKKSYHTMVCPVCIQAWFHRSCIQVGALPLLCSHRRCSAAPGPAHTLAACVLLPQGQAMSAGILRFQCPVCRDRMQFRTQMHILGIQIPARRPTWEDKESYEKLYEMHGLCDVSECLYTEGREQAEEEGPWELLVCTSCAVQGTHRHCSSLSESITSWECDICAGVGTGKRQTAVYCWLGARQGLAAGPQSGFARVPLPLDGWEPRPPWGCRVIRLTFLPLLTASSDEPQLAGPSTASQEAEGPSPSSPEPGNHRSDSTSKAASESPCGSQLPKRSSLSSQPRTGQSKSRGHTSKQHQGHQGSSPTPAPGAESSPRGSTSKREVGSSRNCPAAERRRQSGQQDTGRTRSRSPLKDRASNSPSQLRRNPGSRRSAASATVSGRRTAASATASGRRTPAPGAESSTHTSGSRRASRNSPGAGSIRCHKEQGTSRRQSQSSLQGPASNSSSQPRGRRGSRLSAESGSQSSGRQVTSRSSRDSALPEHRRHSQNQERSRSPRDRRASNSPRQSGGSQSRSPRQRRPSQARRHSQNQP
- the LOC121107215 gene encoding uncharacterized protein LOC121107215 isoform X1 → MAPLLLSQLGLRVPAVTVGPTVALVPLASSSPAPHPAWQAQCRPQATVLGDTRYSLLLLSALSSSVCMLCRRADVHPDICGPTLSESGLCVHKFCLFFANGLYEHTALQRAVLKFPLDAIRCTIEEAEQKHCFVCGEKGASICCAETGCERSFHLPCATDGECVTHFFGRHRSFCCEHRPQQIVEADPEPDTACIICLEPVGDKKSYHTMVCPVCIQAWFHRSCIQGQAMSAGILRFQCPVCRDRMQFRTQMHILGIQIPARRPTWEDKESYEKLYEMHGLCDVSECLYTEGREQAEEEGPWELLVCTSCAVQGTHRHCSSLSESITSWECDICAGVGTGKRQTAVYCWLGARQGLAAGPQSGFARVPLPLDGWEPRPPWGCRVIRLTFLPLLTASSDEPQLAGPSTASQEAEGPSPSSPEPGNHRSDSTSKAASESPCGSQLPKRSSLSSQPRTGQSKSRGHTSKQHQGHQGSSPTPAPGAESSPRGSTSKREVGSSRNCPAAERRRQSGQQDTGRTRSRSPLKDRASNSPSQLRRNPGSRRSAASATVSGRRTAASATASGRRTPAPGAESSTHTSGSRRASRNSPGAGSIRCHKEQGTSRRQSQSSLQGPASNSSSQPRGRRGSRLSAESGSQSSGRQVTSRSSRDSALPEHRRHSQNQERSRSPRDRRASNSPRQSGGSQSRSPRQRRPSQARRHSQNQP